AAAAGTAATTGGTATTACTGGAACAAATGGAAAGACAACAACTGCAGGAGCTATTTATTCTATTCTTTTAGATTTAGGAATAAAAGCAGCATTACAAGGTACAAGAGGATTTTTTATAAATGATGAGAGGGTTGAAGAGTATACTTTAACCACTCCTGTACAACTTGGAAACTTTGCTCATATTCAAAAAGCAATTGAAAATGAGTGTGAGTTCTTTGTGATGGAAGTAAGTTCTCATGCAATTGAGCAAAAAAGAATTGAAGGTTTAGAGTTTGAACTTAAAATTCATACAAATATTACAAGAGACCATTTAGATTATCATAAAACTATAGAAGAGTACATCAATATTAAAAACTCTTTCTTTGATGATGATAGTAAAAAGCTAATAAACAAAGATGATAAGGTAGTTAAATTCAATCCTACTAATGCATTAACTTACTCTTTAGAAAATCCATCAACTTATAAAGTTAACGCATACTCTTTCAAAAATGGAACTAATGTAATGTTCTCTAAAATAGAAGAGATGTACTCTTATTCATCTTCTTTAATGGGAATATTTAATATCTACAATTTAACCGCAGCAATTGCAGCAGCTGATATGGTTACAGAAAAAAGCTTAGATGAGATTTGTGCTGTAGTTGAAAACTTTGCAGGGGTTAGTGGAAGAATGGAAACAATTAGTACAGACCCTTTTGTTATAGTAGACTTTGCTCATACTCCTGATGGAATGAAAGAGGTTTTTGAAAGCTTTAATCATAAAAACATTATTGCAGTATTTGGTGCAGGTGGAAATAGAGATAAAGATAAAAGAGCAATAATGGGACAAATGGCAGCAAATTTTGCTAAAACTATTATTGTAACTAGCGATAACCCAAGATTTGAAAACCCTGATTTAATCATTGAAGATATCTGCAAGGGAATTCAAAATAAAAATAATCTTTATATTGAAGTTAATAGAAAAGAGGCTATCAAAAAAGGTGTTGAACTTGCACGTAAAGATAAAGACTCAGTACTTTTAATCTTAGGAAAAGGTGATGAACCTTATCAAATCATCTATGACCAAAAAATGCCTTTAAGTGATAAAGAAGAGGTATTAAAACATTTAAACTAGAAGTAGAAATTATCTACTTTTAGTTTGAAGTTCATTTATTAGTTTATTTGTATTTCTTATACTAATAAAAATAGTTGCAAAAAGAAGAATGAATGCAACTACAATAGAAATAGTTACTGCTTTACTACTTGAAAGTTGCGCACTCATTTTTGAAGATTTATTCTTTTTTTTAACTTCTTTATTCTCTTCTTTTATAAAGCCACCTTTTGGAGGAATTCCTTCTTTTATAACAGTATGTCCTGGTCCACCATCAAGTAAAACTTGATATTTTACTTTTGGTATATTTATTGTAAGTTCATTTGAATCAGGTAATCTTTTTTGAAAAAGTATTTCACCTGAGTTTAGAGCTCGCAGTTTTACAAAAGCTCCAGCTGCACTCTCTCCTGTATTAAACATTCCTTCTACTGTAATTGTTCCATCTTGATTATCATAAATATTCAATAATAGTGAATGTGAATATAAAGTAGCTGGAAGTAAAAATAGTAAAATTAATTTAAAAATTTTATTCATGATTTTGCCTTTATTTTCCAAAATTGTTTTGCTTCTATTCTTTCTTTAGGAAGCTTGTTTGCTATATATATTAATAAAGCTCCAAATAAAAATAGCCCAATATTTACCCCTAAAATATTTCCCATTTCTTTAGTATATAAATCAATAGGAGTAAAATTAGAGTTTATACTATGAATAAAAGTAGAAAGTATAAATAAGCTACCACCTACAAATAGAAACTCTTTTGAAGCTTTATATGAGTTTATTCTATAAAATGACCAAAACAGAGTTAAGAGCCAAGTATTATAAAAGATTCCTTTTTGCCATAAAACTCTATCTTCTAAATCAAAAGGCATAGCCCACTGAAATACAAATAAAGAAGCAGTTGCTGGAATTATTCCTATCATACTAGCTAAACACAATTTTCCAAGCCAATGATAAAAAGGGATTTTTCCATCATATTTTTTAGCCTTTTTTTCTAAATAAAGCATAACACCAAAACCAATTGCAATAGCACAAAGTGACATTATAATTGCAATAGCAAGTCTTGAAAAAATATCAATTCCAAATAGAAAATGTAAAAAGAAGATTCCTTCTGCTACAAAAACAGACCAAACTTTATCCATAACTTTTTTTTCTTTTATTAGTTTACCAGTTACGGCACTAAGTGTGATACTAGGTTTATTAAATATTCCACCATTTAAAAAAGGTTTATAGGGGTTGTATCCAATAATCTCAACTTGTGCTGTTTTATCATGCCAGTTGATTAGTCTAACTTGTTTTAAATCTAATTGAGGATTAATCTCTTTGGCTTGTAGTAATAACTGCTTTATAGGAAGCATACTTTCTTTTTCTTCCACTTTTTTGATGGGTTTACTTTGAGGAAATAGAACAGTTCCGACAACTGCATCTATTGAGTTTGCTTCTCCTTTTGTTAAAACCTTTGACATAGGAGCTGCACTAATTAATCCCACATTCATAATAGCACCACTAAGGGTTATAAGGAAAAAAGGAATGAAAGCCCATGTAAAAACTTTTATATGAATTTTTGAAAAGACTGCTTGTTGAGTTTTACCTTGGTTTTTAAATTTCATTATAGTAATAAGTATAAGACCAGTTATAATTAAAACCATAGTTCCAACTGCTACTAAACCAAATGAGATTCTTCCTATTATTTTTAAGGGTTGTCCATAATGAAGTTCATTTAAAAACTCAGCTAAGTGAGTTTGTTTTTTTGTTTCATTATTTAGTTTTTCTTTTGTTATAGGATTAAAAGCAAGAGGTTTTGCAAACCTATGTGTGATAACAACAGCGGGGTCTCCCATATTTCCAGGTAGATTGATTAACAGGTTGTTTTTAGGATAGTTAGGGGTTTTTAAAGCTTCATCAATCATATAGTTATAATCAATTTTTGTAATATCTACTTTTTCAATATGACGTGAAGGTTTTTCCCAAGTTTTAATATATGGTAGTAAAATTGCAAAAACTCCGAAAAAGATTGCAATATACATAAGTATAGAAAAAGTTACTCCTGCAGCTACGTGAATTCTAAATAGTCGCTGTTTAAATAGTTTTGATTTTGATTCTTCCATTTTGATACCTTAATATAAAATAATTAGTGTTATAGAGAAAACAGATGTAGGTAGAATGAATCTATATAAAGCTTGAAGTTTTGAAATAGAAAGAGCAATCCACGTAGTTGCACATGCCCAAATAAAAGTATTAAACATAATAGATATAATAGCTGCTTCTCTTATTTTCATTGGTGCTAATAAGGCAAATAGAGTCATAGCTAAATAAGCAAGAATAAGACCTCCAAATATTGAACAAAGCACTCTAAAAAGTCCTATTTTTTTGCCATCATTTTCTGGGGTTTTTAAATAGTGATATATATTTTTTAACATTTTTTACCTTTTATTCTCAAAGAGTTTCCTCTTTGAGAAATCTAATTAAAATTTGTAGCTAATAGTTGCCATAATTGTTCTTGGAGTACCTGCATATACTCTATTAGCTAGCATTGCACCTTCTACATACTCTTCATCTGTTAGGTTTTGTACATTTAAACTTGCTTTCCAGTTGCCCTTTTTATATCCAACTGTCGCATTATAAATAATCTCAGAATCAAGTTTTAGATCATTTGTATCAGTTGTATATCTACTTCCTAAAAATCTTGCTCCTCCACCTATATATGTATTTGGTAAGTTAAATGAACTTAAGTGATAAGTTGTAAAAATATTTGCAGTATGAGTTGGAATATTTTTTAATCTATTATTATCATTATTTAAATCTTTAGTTTTTGTATAACCATATGAAGCAACAATTGCTAAGTTAGGCGTTATTTGACCTGTTAAATCAAACTCAATACCCTGAGACTGTTGTTTTCCACTAGCTTTGTAGTATGTGTTTGGAGCAAGACCTTGAACTAGAGGAACATTCTCTTTTTCAATTTTAAAAATTGCAGCAGTAAGATTTAGTTTATCATCTAAGAATTTTTGCTTAATTCCTAACTCATAGCCTTTCCCTTCTTCTGGGTCAAGAATATTGTCATTTTCATCTAAGTTAGTATTTGGTGTAAATGATTCTGAATAGTTTGTATAAATAGATGTACTAGGAGTAACTTTATAAACTAAACCTAATGAAGGAGTTAAAGCATCACTTTTTTGTCCATCTTTTGGTTTTGACTCACTATATCTTAGTCCAGCGTTGAAGATTAGATTTTCAGTTAAATGAATACTATCTTGTAAAAATATACCCCAAGATTTATTATATGTTTTTTCTCCAGTCATATCCATAGCACCTGGGTGGTCTGACAGTGAAGTAAACTCTTCATAATCTGGATTAGCTAAATCAAGGTTATATGCATTAAAAGGGTCAAAGTGCATAAATGTTTGACTATATGCTTTATTATAATCAGCACCTAAACTAATGTTGTTTTTTATATTAAAGATATTTAATTC
The Arcobacter sp. F155 genome window above contains:
- a CDS encoding PepSY-associated TM helix domain-containing protein, which gives rise to MEESKSKLFKQRLFRIHVAAGVTFSILMYIAIFFGVFAILLPYIKTWEKPSRHIEKVDITKIDYNYMIDEALKTPNYPKNNLLINLPGNMGDPAVVITHRFAKPLAFNPITKEKLNNETKKQTHLAEFLNELHYGQPLKIIGRISFGLVAVGTMVLIITGLILITIMKFKNQGKTQQAVFSKIHIKVFTWAFIPFFLITLSGAIMNVGLISAAPMSKVLTKGEANSIDAVVGTVLFPQSKPIKKVEEKESMLPIKQLLLQAKEINPQLDLKQVRLINWHDKTAQVEIIGYNPYKPFLNGGIFNKPSITLSAVTGKLIKEKKVMDKVWSVFVAEGIFFLHFLFGIDIFSRLAIAIIMSLCAIAIGFGVMLYLEKKAKKYDGKIPFYHWLGKLCLASMIGIIPATASLFVFQWAMPFDLEDRVLWQKGIFYNTWLLTLFWSFYRINSYKASKEFLFVGGSLFILSTFIHSINSNFTPIDLYTKEMGNILGVNIGLFLFGALLIYIANKLPKERIEAKQFWKIKAKS
- a CDS encoding UDP-N-acetylmuramoyl-L-alanyl-D-glutamate--2,6-diaminopimelate ligase — translated: MQLIINNKIYTDNSKEAVSGTVFVQSKQNEKFVDDAIANGCEKVIKANELKEHFDMSSIKVIGITGTNGKTTTAGAIYSILLDLGIKAALQGTRGFFINDERVEEYTLTTPVQLGNFAHIQKAIENECEFFVMEVSSHAIEQKRIEGLEFELKIHTNITRDHLDYHKTIEEYINIKNSFFDDDSKKLINKDDKVVKFNPTNALTYSLENPSTYKVNAYSFKNGTNVMFSKIEEMYSYSSSLMGIFNIYNLTAAIAAADMVTEKSLDEICAVVENFAGVSGRMETISTDPFVIVDFAHTPDGMKEVFESFNHKNIIAVFGAGGNRDKDKRAIMGQMAANFAKTIIVTSDNPRFENPDLIIEDICKGIQNKNNLYIEVNRKEAIKKGVELARKDKDSVLLILGKGDEPYQIIYDQKMPLSDKEEVLKHLN